In one window of Neofelis nebulosa isolate mNeoNeb1 chromosome 15, mNeoNeb1.pri, whole genome shotgun sequence DNA:
- the LOC131496447 gene encoding receptor-type tyrosine-protein phosphatase V-like isoform X2, whose amino-acid sequence MRPSILFAVFLWLRDFLVQGHECHTLARSPDGESGGPPLKVNVSSQGRPTSLFLSWGAPGPDKFSHALRLTHLSPLGSPEGPQLQAHTNASSFEFRDLVPGSRYLLEVTALGPCGQNTTIILTVRTAPSPVCNLQLRSPGSPSSLEASWGAAPGGQDGYQLLLYHLESQTVARNISLPPGSLACNFSNLLPGSEYVLEVTTWAGNLQANTSAHQWTAPVSPHQLVLHALGTRALRASWNSSEGAAWFHLMLTNLLGGTRLTAVVRRGASNHTFLHLSPGTHYELTLSAVAGPQQAAGPNVTEWTYPSAPLDLVVIPLPSELWASWKAGSGARDGYLLRLSGQVEKTITLGPRALNATFPGPLPAGPYTLELRVLAGPYDAWARASAWLNDSAAQPRQSNGTTLQLDGLGATREPRRRALLYTEGTPSLLGNISVPPASTQVALRELGPGANYQVDIVSSLGNTTQSPTSHTKLLAPQSLDVTGRGSPSDLTIGWASAPGWQEGYRVTWHPEGSQRSPDSLIDLGPDNSSLTLRGLVPGSCYTVSVWTWAGNLSSPIQRTRACTLPAPPANLSLGLATQPPALTASWSPPPGGRDGFQLRLYRLRPLTLESKEALAPETQNFSWTQLPPGTAFLVQLATLRGPDESSSTNATSWMPPLAPPLVNVTTEGPTQLRASWVHAPGARDGYQVTLYQAGAQASASTVGPEVDSTSFSALTPGTQYEVEIMSQAGPLGTAAANVSGWTSPLVPNELLVSMQAGSAVINLAWAGGPLGQGVCHAQLSEAGHLSWEQPLALGQALLVLRDLTPGRHLSLSVLCQAGPLQASTHPVVLPIEPGPVEDVQCQPEATRLALHWMMPSGDVDTCLVVAEHLAAGGHAHIVFQANTSGDVLLLPGLLPAASYRISLTVLGQNGLWSRVVTLLCATSAEGWRPPDLAAAPQLEPEAGMGVMITRGMFGQDDGQIQWYGIIATTNMSLVRPPQEAINHTWYDHYYGGQDSYLAILLPNPFYPGPWAVPRSWMVPMGTEDCGQTQEICNGQLKPGSQYRFSVVAFTRYSPPETVISFSAFSEPRASVSRVAVSLPAAVGIMMGCVLTICALLGLLYWRRVKGQRAEKSRFSQELTAYNLRRTHRPIPIQSFRQSFEAKSAHAHQAFFQEFEELKEVGKEQPRLEAEHPANATKNRYPHVLPYDHSRVRLTQLEGEPHSDYINANFIPGYSHPQEFIATQGPLKKTLEDFWRLVWEQQVLCEHYWPADPTPVTHGHITVHLLAEEPEEEWTKRELELQHITQQQQRRVKQLQFTTWPDHSVPEAPDSLLSFVELVREQARATQGTSPILVHCSAGVGRTGTFVALSRLLRQLEEEQAVDVFNAVYALRLYRPLMIQTPTQYIFLHNCLLNKILEAPSDTPEAEKTRSGSWGTPSASSPLRPSPRSQPIAVMNFAEACAKRAANANAGFLKEYKLLLQAIKDEADSSAPPPGHEQDSTVAYDSSQVRFSPVEESPPNEMLEAWLFPGGPSGHDHVVLTGPAGPEEFWELVWEHRAHVLVSLCPPDTWEKAFWPTEKQPVVTDMVTVHWVAESSTAGWPCTLLRVTHGESRKERQVQRLLFPCWEPGRELPATTLLPFLAAVGRCCSRDTMKPGTLLSHSSKGVAQLGTFLAMDQLLQQAGAECTVDIFNVALQQSQACGLMTPTLEQYIYFYDCLNRVLTDGLP is encoded by the exons ATGAGGCCCTCAATCCTGTTTGCTGTCTTCCTCTGGCTCCGGGATTTCTTGGTCCAG GGACATGAGTGTCACACTCTGGCAAGGAGCCCAGACGGAGAGAGTGGAG GACCGCCTCTGAAAGTGAACGTCAGCAGCCAGGGGCGGCCTACTAGCCTCTTCCTGAGCTGGGGAGCCCCAGGGCCAGACAAGTTCAGCCATGCCCTCCGCCTCACCCACCTGAGTCCCCTGGGCTCTCCAGAAGGGCCGCAGCTCCAGGCCCACACCAACGCATCCAGCTTTGAGTTCCGGGACCTGGTGCCAGGAAGTCGCTACCTGCTGGAAGTGACTGCCCTGGGACCCTGTGGGCAGAATACCACCATCATCCTCACTGTCCGCACTG CCCCATCACCTGTCTGCAACCTGCAACTCCGTAGCCCTGGGAGCCCGTCCAGCCTCGAGGCCTCGTGGGGCGCTGCCCCTGGGGGGCAGGATGGCTACCAACTTCTCCTCTACCACCTAGAATCCCAGACAGTGGCGCGTAACATCTCCCTGCCGCCGGGCAGCCTGGCCTGCAATTTTAGCAACCTCCTACCAGGTAGCGAGTATGTTCTGGAGGTTACCACCTGGGCTGGCAACCTCCAGGCGAACACCAGCGCCCACCAGTGGACAG CCCCCGTGTCTCCCCACCAGCTGGTGCTGCACGCTCTGGGCACCCGTGCCCTGCGAGCCTCCTGGAACAGCTCTGAGGGGGCAGCCTGGTTCCACCTCATGCTCACAAACCTCTTGGGCGGCACCCGCCTGACTGCGGTAGTCAGACGGGGAGCCTCCAATCACACCTTCCTTCACCTCTCTCCGGGCACCCACTACGAGCTGACGCTCAGTGCTGTTGCCGGGCCCCAACAGGCAGCGGGGCCCAATGTCACCGAGTGGACCT ATCCTTCTGCACCCTTGGACCTGGTGGTCATTCCCCTGCCCTCGGAGCTCTGGGCAAGCTGGAAGGCAGGGTCTGGTGCCCGGGATGGCTACCTGCTCAGGCTAAGTGGGCAGGTGGAGAAGACCATCACACTGGGTCCCAGAGCCCTCAATGCCACATTCCCAGGGCCCCTGCCTGCTGGACCCTACACTCTGGAGCTGAGGGTCCTGGCCGGGCCCTATGATGCCTGGGCCCGGGCCAGTGCCTGGCTGAATG ATTCTGCTGCCCAGCCCAGACAAAGCAATGGGACCACGCTGCAGCTGGATGGGTTGGGGGCCACCAGGGAGCCCAGGAGGCGGGCACTGCTCTACACTGAGGGAACCCCAAGCCTCCTCGGAAACATCTCCGTGCCACCTGCTTCCACGCAGGTCGCTTTGCGtgagctggggcctggggccaaCTACCAGGTGGACATTGTCTCGTCTCTGGGAAACACTACCCAGAGCCCCACAAGCCATACAA AGCTCCTGGCACCACAGTCACTGGATGTCACTGGCAGGGGCAGCCCCTCTGACCTGACCATTGGTTGGGCCTCAGCACCAGGGTGGCAAGAAGGCTACAGGGTCACCTGGCATCCGGAGGGCAGCCAGAGGTCACCAGACAGTCTTATTGACTTGGGACCAGACAATTCCAGCCTGACTCTGAGGGGTCTAGTGCCCGGCTCCTGCTACACTGTGTCAGTGTGGACCTGGGCAGGGAACCTCAGCTCCCCCATCCAAAGGACCCGTGCCTGCACCC TCCCTGCTCCTCCTGCCAACTTGAGCCTGGGCCTTGCCACCCAGCCTCCTGCCCTGACCGCCTCCTGGAGTCCCCCGCCTGGGGGCAGGGATGGCTTCCAGCTGCGGCTTTACCGCCTGAGGCCCCTGACTCTGGAAAGCAAGGAAGCTCTGGCTCCCGAGACTCAGAACTTCTCCTGGACCCAGCTGCCCCCAGGCACCGCGTTCCTGGTTCAGCTGGCCACCTTGAGGGGCCCAGATGAGAGCAGCAGCACCAATGCCACCAGCTGGATGC cccccctcGCCCCTCCTCTGGTGAACGTGACCACTGAAGGTCCCACCCAGCTCCGGGCATCCTGGGTGCATGCTCCCGGGGCGCGAGACGGCTACCAGGTGACTCTGTACCAGGCGGGCGCCCAGGCAAGCGCCAGCACCGTGGGACCCGAGGTGGACAGCACAAGCTTCTCAGCTCTGACCCCAGGCACTCAGTACGAGGTGGAGATCATGTCGCAGGCTGGGCCTCTCGGCACCGCAGCGGCCAATGTCTCTGGCTGGACCT CCCCGCTCGTGCCCAATGAGCTGTTGGTGTCGATGCAGGCGGGCAGTGCCGTAATCAACCTGGCCTGGGCCGGTGGccccctggggcagggggtgtgcCATGCCCAACTCTCAGAGGCCGGCCACCTCTCCTGGGAGCAGCCCCTGGCTCTCGGCCAAGCCCTCCTCGTTCTAAGGGACCTCACACCTGGACGCCATCTGTCCCTGTCAGTGCTGTGCCAGGCGGGGCCACTCCAGGCGTCCACTCACCCCGTCGTGCTGCCTATTG AGCCTGGCCCCGTGGAGGATGTGCAGTGCCAGCCCGAGGCCACTCGCCTGGCCCTGCACTGGATGATGCCCTCGGGGGATGTGGACACCTGTCTGGTGGTGGCAGAACATCTGGCTGCGGGAGGGCATGCTCACATCGTCTTCCAGGCTAACACCTCCGGGGATGTCCTCCTGTTGCCCGGCCTGCTGCCCGCTGCTTCCTATCGCATCAGTCTCACCGTGCTGGGCCAGAATGGTCTGTGGAGTCGTGTGGTCACCCTGCTGTGCGCCACTTCTGCAGAGG GCTGGCGTCCCCCGGACTTAGCTGCAGCCCCCCAgctggagcctgaggcagggatgGGAGTGATGATCACACGGGGTATGTTTGGCCAGGACGATGGGCAGATCCAGTGGTACGGCATCATTGCTACCACCAACATGTCAC TGGTGCGGCCTCCCCAGGAAGCCATCAACCACACGTGGTATGACCACTACTATGGAGGACAGGACTCCTACCTGGCCATCCTGCTCCCCAACCCCTTCTACCCAGGGCCCTGGGCTGTGCCGAGATCCTGGATGGTGCCTATGGGTACAGAGGACTGTGGCCAGACCCAGGAGATCTGTAACGGGCAACTCAAGCCAGGTTCCCAGTATCG GTTCAGTGTCGTGGCCTTTACCAGATACAGCCCTCCTGAGACCGTTATCTCCTTCTCAGCCTTCTCAG AGCCCAGGGCCAGTGTCTCCAGGGTAGCCGTGTCCCTCCCAGCGGCAGTGGGCATCATGATGGGCTGTGTCCTCACAATCTGTGCCCTGCTGGGCCTGCTGTACTGGAGGAGGGTGAAGGGACAGAG GGCAGAGAAGAGTCGGTTTTCCCAAGAGCTGACAGCTTACAACCTGCG GCGGACCCATCGGCCAATCCCTATCCAAAGCTTCCGGCAGAGTTTTGAGGCCAAGAGTGCGCACGCTCACCAGGCTTTCTTTCAGGAGTTCGAG GAGCTGAAGGAGGTGGGCAAGGAGCAGCCCAGGCTGGAGGCGGAGCACCCCGCCAATGCCACCAAGAACCGTTACCCGCACGTGCTACCCT ATGATCACTCCCGGGTCAGGCTGACCCAGCTGGAGGGAGAGCCCCACTCCGACTACATCAATGCCAACTTTATCCCG GGCTACAGCCACCCGCAGGAATTTATTGCCACCCAGGGCCCTCTCAAGAAAACTCTGGAGGACTTCTGGCGGCTTGTGTGGGAGCAGCAG GTGCTGTGTGAGCATTACTGGCCAGCAGACCCTACCCCTGTCACCCATGGTCACATCACCGTCCACCTGCTGGCTGAGGAGCCCGAGGAAGAGTGGACCAAGCGGGAATTGGAGCTGCAGCAT ATTacccagcagcagcagcggaGGGTGAAGCAGCTACAATTCACCACCTGGCCTGACCACAGCGTCCCTGAGGCCCCGGACTCCCTGCTCTCCTTCGTGGAACTGGTACGGGAGCAGGCCCGGGCCACCCAGGGCACCAGCCCCATCCTGGTGCACTGCAG TGCGGGCGTGGGCCGCACGGGCACCTTCGTGGCCCTGTCAAGGCTGCTgcggcagctggaggaggagcaggCGGTAGACGTGTTCAACGCTGTGTATGCGCTGCGGCTGTACCGGCCCCTCATGATCCAGACCCCG ACCCAATACATCTTCCTGCACAATTGCCTCCTGAACAAGATTCTGGAAGCGCCCTCTGACACCCCTGA AGCTGAGAAGACCAGAAGCGGGAGCTGGGGAACCCCGAgtgcctcctcccctctccgcccctccccccggtcCCAGCCCATCGCGGTGATGAACTTCGCAGAGGCCTGCGCCAAGAGGGCGGCCAATGCCAACGCCGGCTTCTTGAAGGAGTACAAG CTCCTGCTCCAGGCCATCAAGGACGAGGCTGACTCTTCCGCGCCCCCTCCTGGCCATGAGCAGGACAGCACGGTCGCCT ATGATTCTTCTCAAGTGCGGTTTTCTCCGGTGGAGGAAAGTCCCCCTAACGAGATGCTCGAAGCCTGGCTCTTCCCT GGTGGGCCTTCTGGCCATGACCACGTTGTGCTGACTGGCCCTGCAGGACCCGAGGAGTTCTGGGAGCTGGTGTGGGAGCATAGGGCCCATGTGCTGGTCTCCCTGTGCCCACCTGACACCTGGGAGAAG GCGTTCTGGCCGACGGAGAAGCAGCCCGTTGTCACAGACATGGTGACAGTGCACTGGGTGGCTGAGAGCAGCACAGCGGGCTGGCCCTGTACCCTCCTGAGGGTCACACAT ggggagagcaggaaggagaggcaggTGCAGAGGCTGCTGTTTCCGTGCTGGGAGCCAGGGCGTGAGCTCCCTGCCACCACCCTGTTACCCTTCTTGGCCGCCGTGGGCCGGTGCTGCTCTCGGGACACGATGAAGCCAGGCACACTGCTGAGCCACTCCAG CAAGGGTGTGGCTCAGCTGGGCACCTTCCTGGCCATGGACCAGCTGCTGCAGCAGGCGGGGGCTGAGTGCACCGTGGACATCTTTAACGTGGCCTTGCAGCAGTCACAGGCCTGTGGCCTCATGACCCCAACGCTG GAGCAGTACATATACTTCTACGACTGTCTGAACAGAGTGCTCACGGACGGGCTGCCTTGA
- the LOC131496447 gene encoding receptor-type tyrosine-protein phosphatase V-like isoform X4 codes for MRPSILFAVFLWLRDFLVQGHECHTLARSPDGESGGPPLKVNVSSQGRPTSLFLSWGAPGPDKFSHALRLTHLSPLGSPEGPQLQAHTNASSFEFRDLVPGSRYLLEVTALGPCGQNTTIILTVRTAPSPVCNLQLRSPGSPSSLEASWGAAPGGQDGYQLLLYHLESQTVARNISLPPGSLACNFSNLLPGSEYVLEVTTWAGNLQANTSAHQWTAPVSPHQLVLHALGTRALRASWNSSEGAAWFHLMLTNLLGGTRLTAVVRRGASNHTFLHLSPGTHYELTLSAVAGPQQAAGPNVTEWTYPSAPLDLVVIPLPSELWASWKAGSGARDGYLLRLSGQVEKTITLGPRALNATFPGPLPAGPYTLELRVLAGPYDAWARASAWLNDSAAQPRQSNGTTLQLDGLGATREPRRRALLYTEGTPSLLGNISVPPASTQVALRELGPGANYQVDIVSSLGNTTQSPTSHTKLLAPQSLDVTGRGSPSDLTIGWASAPGWQEGYRVTWHPEGSQRSPDSLIDLGPDNSSLTLRGLVPGSCYTVSVWTWAGNLSSPIQRTRACTLPAPPANLSLGLATQPPALTASWSPPPGGRDGFQLRLYRLRPLTLESKEALAPETQNFSWTQLPPGTAFLVQLATLRGPDESSSTNATSWMPPLAPPLVNVTTEGPTQLRASWVHAPGARDGYQVTLYQAGAQASASTVGPEVDSTSFSALTPGTQYEVEIMSQAGPLGTAAANVSGWTSPLVPNELLVSMQAGSAVINLAWAGGPLGQGVCHAQLSEAGHLSWEQPLALGQALLVLRDLTPGRHLSLSVLCQAGPLQASTHPVVLPIEPGPVEDVQCQPEATRLALHWMMPSGDVDTCLVVAEHLAAGGHAHIVFQANTSGDVLLLPGLLPAASYRISLTVLGQNGLWSRVVTLLCATSAEGWRPPDLAAAPQLEPEAGMGVMITRGMFGQDDGQIQWYGIIATTNMSLVRPPQEAINHTWYDHYYGGQDSYLAILLPNPFYPGPWAVPRSWMVPMGTEDCGQTQEICNGQLKPGSQYRFSVVAFTRYSPPETVISFSAFSEPRASVSRVAVSLPAAVGIMMGCVLTICALLGLLYWRRVKGQRAEKSRFSQELTAYNLRRTHRPIPIQSFRQSFEAKSAHAHQAFFQEFEELKEVGKEQPRLEAEHPANATKNRYPHVLPYDHSRVRLTQLEGEPHSDYINANFIPGYSHPQEFIATQGPLKKTLEDFWRLVWEQQVRIIVMLTVGMENGRVLCEHYWPADPTPVTHGHITVHLLAEEPEEEWTKRELELQHITQQQQRRVKQLQFTTWPDHSVPEAPDSLLSFVELVREQARATQGTSPILVHCSAGVGRTGTFVALSRLLRQLEEEQAVDVFNAVYALRLYRPLMIQTPTQYIFLHNCLLNKILEAPSDTPEAEKTRSGSWGTPSASSPLRPSPRSQPIAVMNFAEACAKRAANANAGFLKEYKLLLQAIKDEADSSAPPPGHEQDSTVAYDSSQVRFSPVEESPPNEMLEAWLFPAFWPTEKQPVVTDMVTVHWVAESSTAGWPCTLLRVTHGESRKERQVQRLLFPCWEPGRELPATTLLPFLAAVGRCCSRDTMKPGTLLSHSSKGVAQLGTFLAMDQLLQQAGAECTVDIFNVALQQSQACGLMTPTLEQYIYFYDCLNRVLTDGLP; via the exons ATGAGGCCCTCAATCCTGTTTGCTGTCTTCCTCTGGCTCCGGGATTTCTTGGTCCAG GGACATGAGTGTCACACTCTGGCAAGGAGCCCAGACGGAGAGAGTGGAG GACCGCCTCTGAAAGTGAACGTCAGCAGCCAGGGGCGGCCTACTAGCCTCTTCCTGAGCTGGGGAGCCCCAGGGCCAGACAAGTTCAGCCATGCCCTCCGCCTCACCCACCTGAGTCCCCTGGGCTCTCCAGAAGGGCCGCAGCTCCAGGCCCACACCAACGCATCCAGCTTTGAGTTCCGGGACCTGGTGCCAGGAAGTCGCTACCTGCTGGAAGTGACTGCCCTGGGACCCTGTGGGCAGAATACCACCATCATCCTCACTGTCCGCACTG CCCCATCACCTGTCTGCAACCTGCAACTCCGTAGCCCTGGGAGCCCGTCCAGCCTCGAGGCCTCGTGGGGCGCTGCCCCTGGGGGGCAGGATGGCTACCAACTTCTCCTCTACCACCTAGAATCCCAGACAGTGGCGCGTAACATCTCCCTGCCGCCGGGCAGCCTGGCCTGCAATTTTAGCAACCTCCTACCAGGTAGCGAGTATGTTCTGGAGGTTACCACCTGGGCTGGCAACCTCCAGGCGAACACCAGCGCCCACCAGTGGACAG CCCCCGTGTCTCCCCACCAGCTGGTGCTGCACGCTCTGGGCACCCGTGCCCTGCGAGCCTCCTGGAACAGCTCTGAGGGGGCAGCCTGGTTCCACCTCATGCTCACAAACCTCTTGGGCGGCACCCGCCTGACTGCGGTAGTCAGACGGGGAGCCTCCAATCACACCTTCCTTCACCTCTCTCCGGGCACCCACTACGAGCTGACGCTCAGTGCTGTTGCCGGGCCCCAACAGGCAGCGGGGCCCAATGTCACCGAGTGGACCT ATCCTTCTGCACCCTTGGACCTGGTGGTCATTCCCCTGCCCTCGGAGCTCTGGGCAAGCTGGAAGGCAGGGTCTGGTGCCCGGGATGGCTACCTGCTCAGGCTAAGTGGGCAGGTGGAGAAGACCATCACACTGGGTCCCAGAGCCCTCAATGCCACATTCCCAGGGCCCCTGCCTGCTGGACCCTACACTCTGGAGCTGAGGGTCCTGGCCGGGCCCTATGATGCCTGGGCCCGGGCCAGTGCCTGGCTGAATG ATTCTGCTGCCCAGCCCAGACAAAGCAATGGGACCACGCTGCAGCTGGATGGGTTGGGGGCCACCAGGGAGCCCAGGAGGCGGGCACTGCTCTACACTGAGGGAACCCCAAGCCTCCTCGGAAACATCTCCGTGCCACCTGCTTCCACGCAGGTCGCTTTGCGtgagctggggcctggggccaaCTACCAGGTGGACATTGTCTCGTCTCTGGGAAACACTACCCAGAGCCCCACAAGCCATACAA AGCTCCTGGCACCACAGTCACTGGATGTCACTGGCAGGGGCAGCCCCTCTGACCTGACCATTGGTTGGGCCTCAGCACCAGGGTGGCAAGAAGGCTACAGGGTCACCTGGCATCCGGAGGGCAGCCAGAGGTCACCAGACAGTCTTATTGACTTGGGACCAGACAATTCCAGCCTGACTCTGAGGGGTCTAGTGCCCGGCTCCTGCTACACTGTGTCAGTGTGGACCTGGGCAGGGAACCTCAGCTCCCCCATCCAAAGGACCCGTGCCTGCACCC TCCCTGCTCCTCCTGCCAACTTGAGCCTGGGCCTTGCCACCCAGCCTCCTGCCCTGACCGCCTCCTGGAGTCCCCCGCCTGGGGGCAGGGATGGCTTCCAGCTGCGGCTTTACCGCCTGAGGCCCCTGACTCTGGAAAGCAAGGAAGCTCTGGCTCCCGAGACTCAGAACTTCTCCTGGACCCAGCTGCCCCCAGGCACCGCGTTCCTGGTTCAGCTGGCCACCTTGAGGGGCCCAGATGAGAGCAGCAGCACCAATGCCACCAGCTGGATGC cccccctcGCCCCTCCTCTGGTGAACGTGACCACTGAAGGTCCCACCCAGCTCCGGGCATCCTGGGTGCATGCTCCCGGGGCGCGAGACGGCTACCAGGTGACTCTGTACCAGGCGGGCGCCCAGGCAAGCGCCAGCACCGTGGGACCCGAGGTGGACAGCACAAGCTTCTCAGCTCTGACCCCAGGCACTCAGTACGAGGTGGAGATCATGTCGCAGGCTGGGCCTCTCGGCACCGCAGCGGCCAATGTCTCTGGCTGGACCT CCCCGCTCGTGCCCAATGAGCTGTTGGTGTCGATGCAGGCGGGCAGTGCCGTAATCAACCTGGCCTGGGCCGGTGGccccctggggcagggggtgtgcCATGCCCAACTCTCAGAGGCCGGCCACCTCTCCTGGGAGCAGCCCCTGGCTCTCGGCCAAGCCCTCCTCGTTCTAAGGGACCTCACACCTGGACGCCATCTGTCCCTGTCAGTGCTGTGCCAGGCGGGGCCACTCCAGGCGTCCACTCACCCCGTCGTGCTGCCTATTG AGCCTGGCCCCGTGGAGGATGTGCAGTGCCAGCCCGAGGCCACTCGCCTGGCCCTGCACTGGATGATGCCCTCGGGGGATGTGGACACCTGTCTGGTGGTGGCAGAACATCTGGCTGCGGGAGGGCATGCTCACATCGTCTTCCAGGCTAACACCTCCGGGGATGTCCTCCTGTTGCCCGGCCTGCTGCCCGCTGCTTCCTATCGCATCAGTCTCACCGTGCTGGGCCAGAATGGTCTGTGGAGTCGTGTGGTCACCCTGCTGTGCGCCACTTCTGCAGAGG GCTGGCGTCCCCCGGACTTAGCTGCAGCCCCCCAgctggagcctgaggcagggatgGGAGTGATGATCACACGGGGTATGTTTGGCCAGGACGATGGGCAGATCCAGTGGTACGGCATCATTGCTACCACCAACATGTCAC TGGTGCGGCCTCCCCAGGAAGCCATCAACCACACGTGGTATGACCACTACTATGGAGGACAGGACTCCTACCTGGCCATCCTGCTCCCCAACCCCTTCTACCCAGGGCCCTGGGCTGTGCCGAGATCCTGGATGGTGCCTATGGGTACAGAGGACTGTGGCCAGACCCAGGAGATCTGTAACGGGCAACTCAAGCCAGGTTCCCAGTATCG GTTCAGTGTCGTGGCCTTTACCAGATACAGCCCTCCTGAGACCGTTATCTCCTTCTCAGCCTTCTCAG AGCCCAGGGCCAGTGTCTCCAGGGTAGCCGTGTCCCTCCCAGCGGCAGTGGGCATCATGATGGGCTGTGTCCTCACAATCTGTGCCCTGCTGGGCCTGCTGTACTGGAGGAGGGTGAAGGGACAGAG GGCAGAGAAGAGTCGGTTTTCCCAAGAGCTGACAGCTTACAACCTGCG GCGGACCCATCGGCCAATCCCTATCCAAAGCTTCCGGCAGAGTTTTGAGGCCAAGAGTGCGCACGCTCACCAGGCTTTCTTTCAGGAGTTCGAG GAGCTGAAGGAGGTGGGCAAGGAGCAGCCCAGGCTGGAGGCGGAGCACCCCGCCAATGCCACCAAGAACCGTTACCCGCACGTGCTACCCT ATGATCACTCCCGGGTCAGGCTGACCCAGCTGGAGGGAGAGCCCCACTCCGACTACATCAATGCCAACTTTATCCCG GGCTACAGCCACCCGCAGGAATTTATTGCCACCCAGGGCCCTCTCAAGAAAACTCTGGAGGACTTCTGGCGGCTTGTGTGGGAGCAGCAGGTCCGCATCATTGTCATGCTGACCGTGGGCATGGAGAATGGGAGG GTGCTGTGTGAGCATTACTGGCCAGCAGACCCTACCCCTGTCACCCATGGTCACATCACCGTCCACCTGCTGGCTGAGGAGCCCGAGGAAGAGTGGACCAAGCGGGAATTGGAGCTGCAGCAT ATTacccagcagcagcagcggaGGGTGAAGCAGCTACAATTCACCACCTGGCCTGACCACAGCGTCCCTGAGGCCCCGGACTCCCTGCTCTCCTTCGTGGAACTGGTACGGGAGCAGGCCCGGGCCACCCAGGGCACCAGCCCCATCCTGGTGCACTGCAG TGCGGGCGTGGGCCGCACGGGCACCTTCGTGGCCCTGTCAAGGCTGCTgcggcagctggaggaggagcaggCGGTAGACGTGTTCAACGCTGTGTATGCGCTGCGGCTGTACCGGCCCCTCATGATCCAGACCCCG ACCCAATACATCTTCCTGCACAATTGCCTCCTGAACAAGATTCTGGAAGCGCCCTCTGACACCCCTGA AGCTGAGAAGACCAGAAGCGGGAGCTGGGGAACCCCGAgtgcctcctcccctctccgcccctccccccggtcCCAGCCCATCGCGGTGATGAACTTCGCAGAGGCCTGCGCCAAGAGGGCGGCCAATGCCAACGCCGGCTTCTTGAAGGAGTACAAG CTCCTGCTCCAGGCCATCAAGGACGAGGCTGACTCTTCCGCGCCCCCTCCTGGCCATGAGCAGGACAGCACGGTCGCCT ATGATTCTTCTCAAGTGCGGTTTTCTCCGGTGGAGGAAAGTCCCCCTAACGAGATGCTCGAAGCCTGGCTCTTCCCT GCGTTCTGGCCGACGGAGAAGCAGCCCGTTGTCACAGACATGGTGACAGTGCACTGGGTGGCTGAGAGCAGCACAGCGGGCTGGCCCTGTACCCTCCTGAGGGTCACACAT ggggagagcaggaaggagaggcaggTGCAGAGGCTGCTGTTTCCGTGCTGGGAGCCAGGGCGTGAGCTCCCTGCCACCACCCTGTTACCCTTCTTGGCCGCCGTGGGCCGGTGCTGCTCTCGGGACACGATGAAGCCAGGCACACTGCTGAGCCACTCCAG CAAGGGTGTGGCTCAGCTGGGCACCTTCCTGGCCATGGACCAGCTGCTGCAGCAGGCGGGGGCTGAGTGCACCGTGGACATCTTTAACGTGGCCTTGCAGCAGTCACAGGCCTGTGGCCTCATGACCCCAACGCTG GAGCAGTACATATACTTCTACGACTGTCTGAACAGAGTGCTCACGGACGGGCTGCCTTGA